A single region of the Anguilla anguilla isolate fAngAng1 chromosome 17, fAngAng1.pri, whole genome shotgun sequence genome encodes:
- the LOC118216535 gene encoding sodium-independent sulfate anion transporter-like, producing MTENARKASAVNSQTGVCTPLGGVVTGLIVLLSLVFLMPLFCYVPKAALAAVIISSVAPMADLRGYQEIWEVGGVDLVSFLVTFLVSFWEMQYGIVGGVAFSGAIHLFSFTRKKLSVNSSIHHS from the exons ATGACAGAAAACGCCAGAAAGGC GAGCGCCGTGAACTCGCAAACTGGAGTGTGCACACCACTAGGGGGCGTGGTGACAG gCCTGATCGTGCTGCTCTCTCTGGTCTTCCTCATGCCACTCTTTTGCTACGTCCCTAAGGCCGCTCTAGCTGCGGTCATCATCTCCTCTGTGGCTCCCATGGCTGACCTCCGAGGGTACCAGGAGATCTGGGAGGTTGGAG GAGTGGACCTGGTGTCTTTCCTGGTGACCTTCCTGGTGAGCTTCTGGGAGATGCAGTATGGCATTGTCGGAGGTGTAGCTTTTTCCGGAGCAATCCATCTGTTCAGTTTTACTAGAAAAAAGCTCTCTGTGAACTCCAGCATACATCACTCATGA